GCGCTCAGCTTTATTTTGGAGATTTCAACATGCATGAGCAGGAAGTTTATCATCCTCCCTATTAAGTTGGTTCCCTAGTTCCCTCCTTCACAACGGAGGGATGTTATTTGATGtgtggggaaaaataaaaagctcctttaaaaatctgtttgaaacaCGTTGACTAGCTGCTCTGATTAATAAATTCATTGGTAATGTGTCCCTAATCCTGAACAACcagataagaaaacaaacatacacaaTGAAAACCTGCAAGTTAATGCACAAACCCCTGACTGGAACAAAGCACTTTAAAGTTTTACAGTGAGCATGTTGCTATGATAACAGCACTGATTTACACCGGATGGAGTCGTTTCTTTAACCTGAGCTACAGGGCAGATTATGGGTGAGGCCCTGCTCCTCCCATTTACTAACATTTACCAACTTGACTTAACTGGGTGTGGTTTGGCTTCTGCGGTCCCAGGTTGTTAGCAGCCAGATAAACCCTCTGTTACCAACTTTCACCTGAATTTCATCCACCTCTCCTGGAAAATAGCCCCTGAATCTTTCTGCTAAAGTGGAAAAACCCGCTAACGAATAAAGACTAATGCTCCGTTTATTCTCGTATGGTTAGTAGGAACTCCATCGCTGCCGAATCAACAACGTCGGCAGAGAGTTTTCACTTCAGTCATTAAATAATTAGATGACTAAATGCGAATGTGCCGGCTTACTAAAATGGCGGTCGGTGTTCGTGCAGACTGAACTTTGAGAAGGACCGCTCATAAAAACGGTTGGGCATATCTGCTGCACCTAATGAGACCTGATAACCACAGTTAAACATCTACAGGGATTATTCTGTTCCCATAGTAACGCAACCACAGATTTGacccacataaaaaaataaaaaactagtTCAGATTATTCCTGCTAATTGGAAGAGAACAGAACAAGCAGGAGTTTCCCAAAGCTTGGTTTCGCTCCATATTAAACTCAATGCTTAATCATAAAAGAATAGTTCAAAGTTTTCAAATTAAGGATTTGTCTAAAGGTGATACGCAGACAGCGTCTAGCATGAGGTAGGTAACCCTTTTGGCGTCTTTATTCTGGATAAATCCAGATTAGCCCAGACTTGTAGGGGGAAGCAAGCGGTTAGCCTGAGAGGATTTTTATCATCCTAGAAAATCTCTAATCCCAAAAACGTCTCAGAAGTTCAGACAGATGCAGTTTTATGAACCTTTTAACGGTTTATTGTCCACTCAGAGGCTGATTATTTAATTCCTGTTCCCTTCCTGCGTGACGTTAAACCATCATGATATTCTTGCTTTTAATAATGCTAACTTCACCGCAACTACCCGTCCACAAGAAAATTGATATTTCCAGTTGCCTTGGCACCCATGGTCCGTTTACAAACGGGCACTGTGTCCTCCCCAAGAAcagaaaaagacacaatttGTGGTGCATATTGACTGCACATTTGGAGATCCTTACAAAGCAACTACATAGATGTCTGCTTTGCACATAACACATCATCATTTTTCCTCTAACATCCGCCTCTTTTGATCAACTACAGAGAAACTTTGAGCTACACTCGCaacagctgaaataaatgaagacaaaacGAGAGTTTTTTTCCTTGCAGGTAGTTCCTTATAATCTTTTAACAAAACCTCACTTCAACATTTCCGAACCTTTAATGTTTTCGCACTGCCTcgaatcaaaaaaaaaaaaaaaaaaaacgtgaggAAATGTGTCACTGGTGtgccaataaaaagaaaagccacTCTCATGAATGCAAACAATGTTGACAGTTTAAAGAGGTGGGGTGTGTGTTTCACTAACTGTACCTCCGACATCTGAGCGGCTGTGTTTCCTCTGGCTCCCAGCAGCACCATGGCCAGAGCCGAGGAGATGCtgaaaggagagaagaagaCGTTTGCGGTGTTGTCTTTGTCCCCCAGCTTTTTGAGCAGAGCCAGAGAGAAGCTGGTGTTGGCTGAAGCCAGAGGagtcactgctgctgctgctgctgctgccatcgTGCCTGCAGGGCAATGAAACAAAGACGGAGGTTATTAATTAGAACATTGTCGGGTTTTATTCTTCTTTGAAGTCAAactcccaaaaacaaaaataagctgcAATAAACAGAACAAGCTCAGCAATATAAACGTGAATGCTAAACTGCAAGCGGAGACTGCAAGTTACTTCAAAACAACGACTGAGAGCTTTTTAAGCTGCAACACTAAAAGGTCTGAAAGCGCAGTAAAATCGTTACGACAGCAATCATTAGTTCTGGGTGTTTCGCTGGGAAACCAGGAACGTCGCGTCTCACAGACTGAATGACACAAACTGCACTCACTGTCAGACGCTTGTCGTGTAGAAAGAGTTGGGTCACATGAAGAATGCTGGTTGAAGCGCAGGTTTTTTATCTGACACGAGGACACACCCcgtcaaacaaaaaaataatgaacttCCGCAAATATCCTGACTACGGAAGCCGAGGGGATAGCTAAAAAGCTTCGGCGTGAGcggagaaaatattttcttacaattactactactactactactactactactactactactactactactactactactactactactactaataataataataataataataataataataatagtaacaaACGTTATCTTGTAGTTTTAATAGTCATGAGCTCTTTTTCAGGAAACATAACATAAATAGCCAAATGCTAAATAATATTGTATGGAAACCCGTTTCCGTCactctattaaaaaaaaaaaagtcaatataatgagatagtatttCAATATATTGGGACTctactaataaaataaatattactgtaGAAATTTTGTTTATCTGTGCAAAATAAGTTGCCACAATACATAGCATGACACTAACCTTTTAATATGTTTATAACTTTGATTGAATTGTGATTCAGTCAAGGGGACAATGAATGCttagcaggggtccccaaactttctCCTGTGAGGGCCACATAACTTGTCCCTTCTCTGATGGGGGGCCGGGGTCagtttgtaacagaaaaagtGTGACGATTGTAAGAGTgctaaagataaaaatgtattgtttttcagaaagcacaatcaaataacctTTTCTGGATTCTTCAGAGAACAAAAGTCAGGAAATAACactatttatgaaataaataataaccaaaTAACACTGGGttctccacataaaaaaaagggtTAGGGTCAATTATATGCATGTATAAAATAGTTACTAACTAgtagttaataataaataaagttcattaccaaggaacatttattttattgcaaaagtccaacttatcaaataaaaatgcacatataTGAAAATACTCTGGTATTGTTCAGGGGGCCGGACCAAATGTGGAGGCGGGCCGCATCTGGCCCGCgggccgtagtttggggaccaCTGGCTTAGAGgatgcaaaatacatttttagtttaagTTTTGAGACAGAATTGATTTTTAATCACAGATTTTTGTAcgttttcagtgttttacacTGATGTGAATTGAGGACAGTGTGActttgtgggtgtgtttgtgtcccaacttttttttttttaaagtttttttttattacaaatatctCCACATAACAACCTTGGATACTTTATGTTCTAACAGgtcaattttatttcagtatacCTCCTTTCCTGCAGCACTTTTTTTGGTCACACTTAAATCAtcaaaagatatatatatatatttcagttgCTATGAAGACaaccagagaaaaacacaaaaagcattttaaaattattaaggCATAAAAAGTTAGCCAAAAGATTAGCACCTATGTGGAAAGGCAAACTGCCCCCAGAGCTAAATAACTGACAGTGCTACACTTGTAGCGTCTTAAAGTCAGAGACTGGATGTCCCACATTTACCAGTTTCAAgactaaaatcaatcaataagaGACAACACCTTTATTCTCACAAAATACTATCCCACCTGTGTTGAGGTCGCACACGCCCAGGTTGCGCAGCAGCTTCTCTGAGAAATcagatctttctttgtttcttggAGCTAATTTGTGGGTGTGGTGGAGGGCTAGGTCACCCCTTCAAGCCTTTGTTTCCATATGATAAATTGAACgtatcataaaaaataaatccgtGAAGCTTAAAGTCGGATCTctgactgagaaaaacaaacaaacttctcATTCAGTCAGTGAATTGTTTGAACGAAtcaactgaaatgtttcactttttttaaaataaaaagctcagtGAATGTTTATTTATAGCTATTGGCCAACTAATGAGCAAACTGTGACACATTTAGTGTATAAAGGAAAACTTACCCTATACTGAAAAAACCAACGGGTAagatttactaaaaaaaaaaaatcctacagaAAATTTGCGCTAAAACgttcaaagaaaatttaaataacacaaattcAAGTATACCTTACTCATTTTTATCTAGTAAATTATACTAAGCACAAAGCTCAAGACTTTTGAATAAATTAGGTACAGTACATTTTGCTTAAtctaaaatcaaaataagtaaAGTTGATAGCCTTAAGGTTACTTATTTGTATTTAGATGCTTTGATGATCCTCAATTTCTTTATATAAAAGTACCAGACAATACATTTATGACAAATCACTTTCCAAACAcgtttgaagttattttttttacccataaattaataaaactcTGCATATTAAATGAACGACATGCATATTCTTTTATCTCTAACTGACACCATTCCAACTCCACAAACTAAAGATATCAATGCAACATAAAACATACagcattaaattattaatttacatatatttatgCCTTTGGCAAAAATCTGCTATAACAAATAGCAGAATATTGTTGCTTCATAAAACacgtgcaaaaacacaaaaaatatacatatatatatatatagaaagagagagagaaaaaaaaaggtttcaatCTACAGTTTAACACggtttctaaagaaaataaaagtggcGAATACTGAATACAGATACTCTTGAATCGTCAATGTTCTCTTTGCACCTCTTCAGATGATTTTAAGTCTGAGACCTGGAGGCCCAGGTCTGGTGCTGCCAATGCCAGATTATGTTGCAAAGAACAAATGGCAAACATGACATGAAAATAATCATGAACCGCCGGTGTGATCTGTCCCTGTGAAGACGGATTCCATCCACCCAACCACACCTCCGCCTCTTCACAGAAAGCTGGGAACCAAGCAGGAACAAATGAGTAACCACCCGACAAAGGCAGGCTTTCATCACGCGCCAGGGTTTTTAAtaagttttcttttaacatttgaTTAGAAGCAGCGAAATTAACACATGTTTATGTAAATACATCTAAATGAAACCTTTTGGTCAGCATGAGCTCGCTCAGGTGTTGGTCACTGTTGAAGAAACACTCACACTTCTAATGTGCCATTTTGACCTAGAAAGgtcaaacttaaaaataaaaaaaagaagaagagaaaaaaaatgcaaattcagCAGAAAGTTCCAGTTGAGAAGAGTCAGCTACTTTAAGGTGACTAAGATTATTTAGGTGTGAATGTTGGGAGTGGATTACGGAAAGTGACTTTCTGTATTTCACTCCATGATGCAATGAACTGCTCAGACAAGCCCACGCATAGAAACTTGCAAAAGCAACACAAGTAAAAATggcaacttttttgttttgtgttttttggctAATGTTATATTTCAAGACAACAACAAATTTCTCCTCACTCCAAatagcagtttttaaaaacaaactaaacaaattttttttttttttttttacaaaaacattactAAATAACATACAGTATTTCTATGTTCAGTACAGTTTACTGTCTACACCGCCACCTACTGTCCATGTGTGTGACCTTGTAGACTCCACCTACCATATTCGTTTTAATTTCGTATTatgcaaaaataacaatagtGCGATGTTACGATGACATCAGAGAATGATGTAATTCTACCGTATTAAAATATATACGTGtctgttgattaaaaaaataagcagaaatgAAGATATTTCTTTTGCACTGGCAATTAATCTTCTAAATCAGATGATCACATATTTATTCACTCTACTTTATAAGAATTGCATCTCACAACATAGTTACTGGGATTCTTACAGCCTTTTATTGCTCATGGATTTTCCACACTTTTGTCTAGACAACAAAAAGTTtgacaactaaaaaaaaaaatcttttaaaaatgtagaatgTAGTCCATAGAAAATGCTCAAAGATATGGCAACAAGTTCTGGCActacaaagaaaatcatttaaaaaaaaaaaaataacgcCCTATCATTACGTCACTTTATACCAGAGGGAATACAGACGATGTCACGGTTTCTGTCAGTACACCCAGGGAATGACCATCTCTGATCTTAACTCTTCATGCCAGTCTTAAGAAATTTACAATTTTGGCAGCTTAACACttgaaaacaattaaacatgTGCATTCAAATAAGTTCATCTCCACATAACGGTTAACATTTACTCCAGTGCAAACATAGATTGCCAAGATGAATTTCGGCACAAGCTTTGGTAGAGGACTCGGTGACCTTTGTAAAAGTGCAATCTTGTGTACGACAGCAATGTAGTGTGGCTGCGGTTGTGGTCATTTTATGGGGTGTAGAGTGTGCTGGTGAGAATTTTTGGCCATTGGTTATTAGTTTGACTATGAAGAATTTGATTGCTTGCTCAGGAGGCGACTCATCCATGTTGAACCAGGAGGACATCTAGAAGTGGCAGGACTTTAGCCCTCGAAGACTGGAGTTTAGTAGCCCGCCTGCTCCAAAGGTCATAGAGTGTGCTAGGGGGAGCAGAAGCGTCCAGCGAAGAGAATGGTCTTAGTGATTCGATGACGAATGAAGAACAGGAAGGGGTGGTCTGCAGTGAAGAAGGTAACACTATCTGCCACCAAACCACCcgtggcagcagcagcttcagttcCTTCTTCGTTCACTTCTACAAAAGCCTTGTGGGAGACTTGTGACAAAAAGAGCCCTTTGTTGCTTGACATTCCTGTCACAGACAAGAGAAGAGACGTTCCAGGATTACAGGCCACAGCTGTAGGAATACATCTAACCAAAAGTAGATATCagtattcaaaacaaaagagcTGCTTTTATCACAGAGTGTGCTTCCATGAAGGAATACTACAGATAAAGGGAACAATTTGGGTGACATGTTCAGATTTGAGGTCCAAATGCTAGGAGCTGAGCCTTTCTTTTTCCAATTGAGGTTCTAAAGGAATATGCTTACAGCCTTTCACGGCTGCTCACCTTCACCGTTTAGTCCACTTCCAGCCGGTGACGCTCATGGGAGGAACGTCAATCTAAAGCAAGCTACGGAAACAGTACATGTGTTCACGTACCTGACGGACCTGTTAGCTACAACTTCCACTACCAACGATGCATGACGGGTGTATGACAGAAAGCActcagtagctgtgtttccattaaccatcaaattgtgcaaattgaaattaggagaataaatggaaacatgccaGCTTAGTAAAAACGAAAGTTTTTGATAAAGTGTTTTTGCGATACCATTAggttattttattgttgtcgTTGTATTAAAATAGATGTGTTGTGCAGAACtgcataaaaaaaggaaacgcCTTTTTTAcctcacacgagtcacatgaatAACCGTCGTATGTTACTACTGccgaaaaccacaaagaagacaacaggaaaaaGTAGGAggataatgtttgtttttttgttttttgttttttttacgttgtgctgctggctccaccagagctctcacagcagcTCATAAAAGTTGTGTCATTGGAAAGTGTTGAATCaatagctcttctgtaaaatcactgaCTACAATTTATCCAAAACGGCGCATATAGCCCCTCCCAAGTGTAAGTGTTTTGTCACTCCATCCCTTTAATAAGACGCCgatggctgatagatgatgagcgccagcgccatggctgaattatgaacatATCCCATGCAACTGTTTGTTGCtgccattatttttaatgacttatcacatggACTAGCTAATTCATGcatgattttaatataatttcttatttagtggaagcGCCGCAGTCATGAAattctgcttctttttattttttttttacattagcaaaGATTTGAGCGCATTTGTAATGTTAACGCAGATAGCGTTAGCACCATCCGAGAAGAAGACACCTAAATGAAAGAAGTCCAACTTAATCGAAGCTGTACCGGCGCTGTGAGGCCTGATGCTCAGGTGAGAGCCGCGGTACCGTGTCTTTATATCAAAGTGATGGGGACTGGCCTATTGAGAGCAGAGGAACACAGTGAGGCTCCgtatttttctgtctgttcaaTTTAAACTCTAGTACACAGGTattaaactccagtcctggagggccgctttcctgcaacttttagatgtgcctctgctgcaccacacctgaatagaataattaggtcgttagcaagactctggagaactgatctaaaCAAGGTGGAGgcaataaagacattttattccagggttttgtacctgtggcacatctaaaaactgcaggacagcggcccttgaggactggagattgacacccctgctctagtaGAATGGCTTACTAACCTCAAAATCAGAAGTTGCATTGATGGGATTAGGGTGTGGGGTTTTGCCCCTCATCAGCaaggacaatttaaaaaaaaaaaagtaaccaaAAAAGTTTTATGTAGCTTAAATTTCAGGCTGATATTTTCCGTCACCAACAAGTCCATTTTGAAAGCAATAGTCTTGATCATGATTTGACAGCGTAAGGGCCTAGGTCTGGGCCCCACTCCCCCTATAGTCAATTTAACTACATCTGAAACGTCTCAGTCTCCTTCCACATGTCTCACCAGAGAAGTCGCACTTCATCTCGTCAAAGGCGTCCACCATGCCCATGCTGCTCAGGACTCTGTTCAAGTCATACTTCTCCTCCAGCTTGAATCGAGGCAGCTTCACGATAATCTCACCGCTTTCCATCTCACGTGGATGAGTCCACTCCATGAATGTCTCGTATGTCAGGAGATCCTCCAGCTGATCAGGTGATAAATCGATCATTACATGTGTCATAGTGAGGTTTAATCAGTCTGTGAGGAACAGAGAGCCCTACCTTCTTCAGACCCGTTCCGTTATCTTCTATCTGTCTTGGTAAAAAGATGAGCATGCTCAGCGCTTTCCCTTCATAGGGAATCTCCAGAATCTGCCCACAAAAAGGTGCAAGGCATTACAGAGAAGTACAGGCTCTCAAATATGCTTGATTCATAGTAACTCGCCACATAAAGTTTGGTTATTTTCCTACTGAGCAAGTTCAGTCAGGCGATTTAAGTTCTACTGCTGCTTTACATGTTACCCACTTCCCAACTGGAGCAGATGATGAAAGATGCTAAATTCTCTGCCTCGCTTCACATATCTCTGATTACATCATTTCAGCTTCCACCTGGGAGCTCCAAGGTCAGTAATACCTCACAGCTGGCTTCATCAATGGAGGCATAGTTGAAGTGGCTTTTAAGTTCCATCATCTGCACGGGTTTTGTGTCTTTCTGTGGACAAACACAGGAACAGCTCattgacctaaaaaaaaaggacaattcCTTTCAGGATGAGTTAAGTTAGATCAATAATTGGGCAAAAAtccaatgtttttttcaattgtGTTGGAGAAGTTTGAGCACTTTATGATTCTGGTTGCTCATTTGTTTGGGGGATGACAATACTACAGGGACCACAACGATAGGACTATGGAGATCAGGGCACTTCCTTGAAGGTGATTAATGTCTAGTGGTTAAATTTTGTGCTGGTCTCCGACGCAAAACAAGCTTAAGGGGCCATTTAGCAGATGAATGCAAGCAGCTGGACATGGAAACTCCTCATTAAATAACTGACTTTTGGGATATGGAACATCACCTTACTAGCAGGAAATGCTCTTGAGTTGAAGTGTGAGGTTGTGCTATACCAGATTAATAAAGTTGGAGTCACTTTGACTCACAGGTTGGGCTCTGAAACCTAATGCCTGAAGAGGGGCTGGACTTCCTCCCGAGACAGTTTCCCAGGGAGACAGGTATACctgtaaatattatatattgAGAGGATACTTAGCCACCACTTTGGTGGTAGAGGTGGCAGGGGTATGGGATCTCCATAATCATCTCCACGTCAGAGCTAAAGTGTACTTGGCACAAGGCCAGCTGACGGTGTTTTACCAATTGCTTCAATCATATCACCAGACCTTTGGAGTTCTGTCTTGAGTACTTGGTAAAGAATAGGGTGGAGGCGTCAAATGATCACAACCTTGTAGTTAGATCATTTCGGGGGATGAGGTTGATGGACAGAAGCTCTAAGACTGAAGCTTCTGGTACTTATCACCCTATGGATTTCCTTCTTACCACCTCAAGTTTGTACATTTCACTGGACAGACCAAGAAAACCCTGGAAGAACTGTATAGAGATTCTTTGTAGCCTGGGAACACGATGGAGTAATCCCTCCACATTAACATAGTCGTTTCACGTCACAGTTACTATAAAAGCAAGATTATTATTTTGCACAGCAATGATAAAGACCTACATATTGAGAAAATAATCTGTATTGGTGATCATTGTTACCTTGTTGAGTCTAAACTGAACCTCACGGGTATTTGATCTCTGGAAGGCCGCATTCCAGTTTCCTTTGAAGTAAATGGCATTAACCAGCACCATCTTGGTCATGTCGTTCACCATGCCCTTAACCACCATATCCTTGATTTTACCTGACGACAACATGAGCAGAACATGGATCAGATGAGAATCAGCACTGCAAACACAGCCTAATTAACAAAATCACAATTACACACTGTTCCACTAGATGGAGCTAATGACCTTCAGAGTTCTTAATCATCGTTGTATTTTTATCTGTGGTTTTTATGAATACCGTACAGCACTTTTGGCTcagttaaaacctgtttgaaagtgctttataaataaattgacattGGGTTAGAGGGGGTCATCAACTGAtggtgtgtgtgtcagtgtgtgtgatCCACCTTGTGTCTTCTCCTCCACCCAGTTGTTGATCCTGACCCTGGCTTCCTCACATTTGGTTTTGAAGTCCACAGCCTCCAACTCTGAGTCGTAGTGAGTTTTTGTTTGGGTTAAAAACCCCTAGAAGAACAAACAGAAGATCCATGAACTGCCTAGAATCACTACTGTACTTACTGACTATGTAGGATGAATAATTTTACTCATTTCCTACTGTTACAGAATCTGTCCAAAAAATTGTATGTGGTATGTTTCATACATGAAACAATTTAAACTGACACGTGTACCCTGACAGATTCGCTAGTTGTGGtgagaaaacctgttagaagtGTACCCAATAAAGCATATAGTGAATATATTTGGTAATGAAAATGTGTATTATTACTCTCTCACCTGCAGAAAGCTGTAGGACTTCTCTCCAAACAGTCTGTTGGCAACACTGAGAACAAACTTAGCGTCCGGCTTGTTGAGTTCACTCCGTGTTTTGGCAAACAGAGTGTGGACATCATCCTGACAGTTCTGGGTTTTTAAGCACTGTGGAGACAGAAGACGGGGGTGGTTACAAGACGAcatgttgaaaagaaaattaaggtCATTGTAACATTGTCATAAGCTTTTGGGTTAGCTACTAGCTAGCAAACGACTGAAAAATAGAGCTCTGTACAAAATAACATAGACCAGATATCAAAGTACGAGATCACCTCTGATATCTGAGTGGCTGTGTCTCCTCTGGCTCCCAGCATCACCATAGCCAGAGCTGAAGAGATGCtgaaaggagagaagaagatGTTTGCAGTCTTCTTGTCCTCACTCAGCTTTCTGAGCAGAGCCAGAGAGAAGGTGGTGTTGGGCTTGGAGAGAGGAATGGAGGAGGCCATTGTTTCTGAAGTAAACCAAGGATAGAGCAGTCATTTTCAAGCTGCATGACTTTGTTCAGACTAGTTTTCATTCCTCCCGCTATGGTGAGTCTCTACTGACATATTAGTCATCCACACTTTCTAATACAGTCAGTGTAAAATGAAACTTATCCGAGTGTGACCAGATCCCATTCACGTAATAAATGTTTAGCCATTAAACAGCACAATTTTTATATTCCCAAGAGAAGGAAAACTTTACTTACCGAAAGATCCGTGGTTGTCTTGACGCGATCAGGactgtttctgcagcagagagagaacGACTCCTTGCAGTGTCG
This portion of the Xiphophorus hellerii strain 12219 chromosome 21, Xiphophorus_hellerii-4.1, whole genome shotgun sequence genome encodes:
- the LOC116712222 gene encoding leukocyte elastase inhibitor-like isoform X4, whose product is MFNSVCRFPSNDANEEETSVGEKETMASSIPLSKPNTTFSLALLRKLSEDKKTANIFFSPFSISSALAMVMLGARGDTATQISECLKTQNCQDDVHTLFAKTRSELNKPDAKFVLSVANRLFGEKSYSFLQGFLTQTKTHYDSELEAVDFKTKCEEARVRINNWVEEKTQGKIKDMVVKGMVNDMTKMVLVNAIYFKGNWNAAFQRSNTREVQFRLNKKDTKPVQMMELKSHFNYASIDEASCEILEIPYEGKALSMLIFLPRQIEDNGTGLKKLEDLLTYETFMEWTHPREMESGEIIVKLPRFKLEEKYDLNRVLSSMGMVDAFDEMKCDFSGMSSNKGLFLSQVSHKAFVEVNEEGTEAAAATGGLVADSVTFFTADHPFLFFIRHRITKTILFAGRFCSP